A section of the Methanosarcina mazei S-6 genome encodes:
- a CDS encoding nuclear transport factor 2 family protein yields MRHDTYQKIIENYIDAYNSFDIDRMLLDMHDDIKFENTSNGEINLTTNGIAELRNQAELARHLFRERKQTITGIKFNADQVEVKIDYYGILAVDFSDELKTGDVIELKGSSIFRFKDNKIIELKDIG; encoded by the coding sequence ATGAGACACGATACTTATCAAAAAATTATTGAAAACTATATTGACGCCTATAATAGTTTTGATATCGACAGAATGCTTTTAGATATGCACGATGACATAAAATTTGAAAACACTTCAAACGGAGAAATCAACTTAACAACAAATGGTATTGCAGAATTAAGAAACCAGGCAGAGCTAGCCAGGCATCTATTTAGAGAGAGAAAGCAGACAATTACGGGTATTAAATTTAATGCTGACCAGGTTGAAGTAAAAATTGACTATTATGGGATTCTAGCAGTTGATTTTTCGGATGAACTGAAAACCGGAGATGTAATTGAATTAAAAGGTAGTTCGATTTTCAGATTTAAAGACAATAAAATAATTGAACTGAAAGATATTGGTTGA
- the zupT gene encoding zinc transporter ZupT has product MGDVTTAFILTTCAGLSTGTGSLIAFLVPNLKFTWLSMLLGFAAGAMIYISFVDLLAESVGAVGFFQANAAFFLGMLGMGILDRVIEHIHTDTLPDRNTLSRSEENDLQKAGLLTAAGIAMHNFPEGIAVLAASLGSPYLGFSVALAIAIHNIPEGIAVSVPIYYASGDRKKAFAYSFFAGLTEPLGAVFAYFFLFRFLSPEMLFLMLAAVGGVMVFICFDELLPISIKYGNEHLTFLGVFSGMSVIALSLYLIH; this is encoded by the coding sequence ATGGGAGATGTCACAACTGCTTTTATTCTCACAACATGTGCAGGACTCTCAACCGGTACTGGCAGTCTCATAGCTTTTTTGGTTCCCAATCTAAAGTTTACCTGGCTGTCCATGCTGCTTGGTTTTGCTGCGGGGGCAATGATCTATATCTCATTTGTAGATTTACTTGCTGAATCTGTTGGTGCAGTTGGTTTTTTCCAGGCAAATGCTGCTTTTTTTCTGGGGATGCTGGGGATGGGAATTCTTGACCGCGTGATAGAGCACATTCATACGGATACTCTCCCTGATAGAAACACTCTTTCCCGGAGTGAAGAGAATGACCTTCAAAAAGCCGGCCTGCTGACTGCAGCAGGAATTGCCATGCACAACTTCCCTGAAGGAATTGCAGTGTTAGCTGCGTCCCTGGGTTCTCCTTATCTGGGGTTTTCGGTTGCTCTGGCCATAGCAATCCATAACATCCCTGAAGGAATTGCAGTTTCGGTTCCTATCTATTATGCCAGTGGTGACCGAAAAAAAGCGTTTGCTTATTCTTTCTTTGCAGGGCTTACCGAACCTCTGGGAGCTGTGTTTGCATATTTTTTTCTTTTCCGCTTTCTATCTCCTGAAATGCTTTTCCTTATGCTCGCTGCGGTCGGAGGGGTAATGGTCTTTATATGTTTTGATGAACTGCTGCCGATCTCCATAAAATATGGAAACGAGCATCTGACTTTTCTGGGGGTATTTTCTGGAATGTCTGTTATCGCTCTGAGCCTTTATCTTATACATTGA
- a CDS encoding DUF2149 domain-containing protein yields MRKTRRFRRTGLLHAEDEQSPMVTVANVFDVAMVFSVALLVALVMSYHLPELLSSSEDFTIVKNPGAEDMKIIIKEEGKPIEVLNMTDSIGGGTGEALGTAYKLADGRVIYVPEDSEINSTSADTSVSTEASSPD; encoded by the coding sequence ATGCGGAAAACGAGAAGATTCAGGCGTACAGGGCTTTTACATGCCGAGGATGAGCAAAGCCCCATGGTCACTGTTGCCAATGTTTTTGATGTTGCAATGGTCTTTTCCGTGGCGTTGCTTGTAGCCCTTGTGATGTCATACCACCTCCCCGAACTTCTGAGCTCAAGTGAGGACTTTACAATTGTAAAAAACCCCGGAGCTGAGGACATGAAGATAATTATAAAAGAAGAAGGAAAACCCATAGAAGTCCTGAACATGACTGACAGTATTGGCGGAGGCACAGGAGAAGCTCTGGGAACTGCTTATAAGCTTGCTGATGGCAGAGTCATTTACGTGCCAGAAGACTCTGAGATCAACAGTACATCTGCGGATACCTCTGTTTCCACTGAGGCATCCTCTCCAGATTAA
- a CDS encoding MotA/TolQ/ExbB proton channel family protein has translation MSMMNLLSSMMNVFSTALLIPVMFLLSLLVFLSLIQLGEFLSEYTKRHRDWNNLEANCKKLENDLRNSDFTEASRALENIKQNYMVTSFARDASKYLKEKHLPAIERLSQEYEIQMAKRLEHTKITSTIGPMLGLMGTLIPLGPALIGLSAGDLETLAQNLMIAFATTVVGLFAAGIGYVLTQVRRRWYWEDMSDIDYILDTIEEKI, from the coding sequence GTGAGCATGATGAATTTATTATCCAGCATGATGAATGTCTTCTCTACTGCTTTACTGATCCCCGTAATGTTTCTCCTCTCTCTCCTGGTGTTTCTGTCATTAATTCAACTGGGAGAATTCCTCTCGGAATACACAAAAAGACACAGGGACTGGAATAACCTCGAGGCTAACTGCAAAAAACTCGAGAATGACCTCAGGAACTCGGATTTTACGGAAGCTTCCAGGGCTCTTGAGAATATAAAGCAGAATTACATGGTCACTTCCTTTGCAAGGGATGCTTCAAAATATTTGAAAGAGAAGCATCTCCCTGCAATTGAAAGGCTTTCTCAGGAATATGAGATCCAGATGGCAAAACGCCTTGAACATACAAAGATAACCTCTACAATTGGCCCCATGCTGGGACTCATGGGGACCCTGATTCCATTGGGCCCCGCTCTTATAGGACTGTCGGCAGGAGACCTTGAAACCCTCGCACAGAACCTCATGATCGCCTTTGCAACAACCGTTGTGGGTCTTTTTGCTGCCGGAATTGGATATGTACTCACACAGGTCAGAAGGCGCTGGTACTGGGAAGACATGTCCGACATCGATTACATCCTGGACACAATTGAAGAAAAGATCTGA
- a CDS encoding DUF2162 domain-containing protein, with amino-acid sequence MDSAMLTVIGIMIGILIFGIKTGLGCGFSNITAREILTIASSYFFLALLFGSVADRLSLEAFEKLSSMGMGIHVLVSLLLIGAGIYTQKKWNSGKDVSRHTFLAISMPCPVCLGALAVSCMLLSESLNLSGIKIGLLVGISFFTAVVVSSFLFRFGKTRYGKTPETMGSAMMLLGIYYLLGALLIPAYIKTKQMNLVSTGGGDTGIIPLMAFGVIVLAGFFMDRIRRHDL; translated from the coding sequence ATGGACTCTGCGATGTTAACTGTTATTGGAATTATGATAGGTATCCTTATCTTCGGGATAAAAACAGGATTAGGCTGTGGATTCTCTAATATTACTGCTCGGGAGATTCTTACAATTGCCAGCAGTTACTTTTTTCTTGCACTATTATTCGGAAGCGTTGCTGACCGCTTAAGCCTGGAAGCTTTTGAAAAGCTCTCTTCAATGGGCATGGGAATTCATGTCCTGGTCTCTCTGCTCCTTATAGGGGCAGGCATTTACACCCAGAAAAAGTGGAACTCGGGCAAGGACGTTTCAAGACACACTTTCCTGGCTATATCCATGCCGTGCCCGGTCTGCCTGGGTGCTCTTGCAGTATCCTGTATGCTGCTCTCAGAAAGCCTGAACTTATCCGGGATAAAAATAGGGCTTCTTGTAGGGATTTCTTTTTTTACAGCAGTGGTGGTTTCTTCTTTTCTTTTCAGGTTTGGAAAGACCCGGTATGGAAAGACTCCCGAAACAATGGGAAGCGCCATGATGCTTCTCGGGATCTATTATCTTCTGGGAGCTCTGCTAATTCCGGCATATATTAAAACCAAACAGATGAACCTTGTTTCCACAGGCGGCGGAGATACAGGGATCATACCTCTCATGGCTTTTGGTGTCATTGTCCTTGCGGGCTTTTTCATGGACCGTATAAGGAGGCATGACCTGTGA
- a CDS encoding ArsR family transcriptional regulator: MVVSVMRDPGINGGRENLFKAISSDTRLSILESLSEGEKHISGLAREIGISVPVAAKHVKVLEKAELVERKKFGNTHMIGIKLSNVYSFLDRFAENRQIEVEEGTNLLEALKSVAAVEVMKMGDRMKVVSTDGEEGFYVYEVDGKFSDKTVDEYEFHEDSVVEWKKLIPVTKKRLFVNIRR; this comes from the coding sequence ATGGTAGTAAGTGTTATGCGAGATCCAGGAATTAACGGAGGTAGAGAAAACCTCTTTAAAGCAATTTCAAGCGATACACGCCTTTCAATTCTTGAGAGCCTGAGTGAAGGAGAAAAACATATTTCAGGTCTTGCAAGGGAGATAGGCATTTCGGTACCAGTAGCAGCTAAACATGTGAAAGTGCTGGAAAAAGCCGAACTTGTGGAAAGAAAAAAGTTCGGAAATACCCATATGATAGGCATAAAACTGAGCAATGTCTATTCTTTCCTTGACCGTTTTGCAGAAAACAGGCAGATTGAGGTAGAAGAAGGCACGAATTTGCTTGAAGCTCTGAAAAGTGTGGCAGCTGTTGAGGTAATGAAAATGGGAGACAGGATGAAAGTTGTCTCTACGGATGGGGAAGAGGGCTTTTATGTATATGAGGTGGACGGCAAATTTTCGGATAAAACCGTAGATGAATACGAGTTTCATGAAGATTCGGTTGTTGAATGGAAGAAGCTGATTCCGGTCACGAAAAAAAGGCTGTTTGTAAATATAAGAAGGTAA
- a CDS encoding fibrillarin-like rRNA/tRNA 2'-O-methyltransferase — MPEIRQLSEGIFEVTKDKKQLSTLNLDPGKVVYGEKLISVEGDEYRTWDPRRSKLGAMVLKKFDIPLKRNSKVLYLGAASGTTVSHVSDIVSEGAVYSVEFAPRSMRDFIGLASRRKNIFPILADAGKPDSYAHIVEPVDVIFQDVAQPNQAEIAARNAVRFLKKDGYLLLSIKARSIDTAASPKEIFKEEVKKLEQAFEPGFEVLTARELMPYHEDHLGVMARLKK; from the coding sequence ATGCCCGAAATAAGGCAGCTTTCCGAAGGGATTTTTGAGGTTACAAAAGACAAAAAACAGCTTTCAACTCTTAACCTTGACCCGGGAAAAGTCGTTTACGGAGAAAAGCTGATTTCTGTTGAAGGAGATGAGTACAGGACATGGGACCCCCGCAGAAGCAAACTCGGAGCCATGGTCCTCAAAAAATTTGATATCCCCCTGAAAAGGAATTCAAAGGTTCTTTATCTCGGGGCTGCTTCAGGAACAACAGTAAGCCACGTATCGGATATCGTTTCCGAAGGAGCGGTGTATTCTGTTGAATTTGCCCCAAGAAGCATGCGCGACTTCATAGGGCTTGCTTCCAGACGCAAAAATATTTTCCCTATTCTTGCAGATGCTGGAAAGCCGGACAGTTACGCACATATTGTTGAGCCTGTAGATGTTATCTTTCAGGATGTTGCCCAGCCTAACCAGGCAGAGATAGCTGCAAGAAATGCTGTCCGTTTTTTGAAAAAGGACGGATATCTCCTGCTTTCTATCAAGGCTCGCAGTATTGATACTGCAGCAAGCCCGAAGGAGATCTTCAAAGAAGAGGTAAAAAAGCTTGAACAGGCTTTCGAACCCGGATTCGAAGTTTTGACAGCAAGGGAACTTATGCCTTATCATGAAGACCATCTTGGAGTGATGGCCAGATTAAAGAAATAA
- a CDS encoding NOP5/NOP56 family protein, whose product MKVNTWFGVLELDSNGKTLSSEVFPKDIRELALRSLSFRESRQNLPPEGFDLKTAALECGFTESISEYYSLLHKVTLETVKLQVSQALTPDQRIIQAVEALDDINETTNSLSERLFEWYGGYFPESGLSGEELAVFISRYGSRENLPPEDPHYLKAKNSMGAKLEAADEVLLKGLAESVCSLYERRKQIEAYIESSMEILAPNLALLAGPMLGARLISIAGSLEKLAAFPSSTIQVIGASKALFKHLRSRAPSPKHGIIYSHPLINTSPWWVRGKVARALAAKLSLAARIDFYSAKRNPSLENELEEKIRKIRAENPRPPQKRQEIRAKPKKKRRK is encoded by the coding sequence TTGAAAGTCAATACCTGGTTTGGTGTCCTTGAGCTGGACAGTAACGGAAAAACTCTTTCCTCCGAGGTTTTTCCAAAGGATATAAGAGAGCTTGCTCTCCGTTCGCTTTCTTTCAGGGAGAGCCGGCAAAACCTGCCTCCGGAAGGCTTTGACCTCAAAACTGCAGCCCTGGAGTGTGGATTCACAGAATCCATCTCTGAATACTATTCTCTTTTACACAAAGTAACTCTGGAAACCGTAAAACTTCAGGTCTCACAGGCGCTCACCCCTGACCAGCGAATAATTCAGGCAGTAGAAGCCCTGGATGACATTAATGAAACGACCAATTCCCTTTCTGAAAGGCTTTTTGAATGGTACGGAGGTTATTTTCCCGAAAGCGGGTTAAGCGGGGAAGAGCTTGCGGTTTTTATAAGCAGGTACGGGTCTCGCGAGAATCTACCTCCTGAAGACCCTCATTATTTGAAGGCAAAAAATTCCATGGGTGCAAAACTCGAAGCCGCAGATGAAGTTCTTCTTAAAGGTCTTGCAGAGAGTGTGTGCAGCCTCTACGAACGCCGGAAACAGATTGAAGCGTATATTGAAAGCAGCATGGAAATTCTTGCACCCAATCTGGCATTGCTTGCAGGACCCATGCTGGGTGCAAGGCTGATAAGCATTGCAGGCAGTCTTGAAAAACTGGCAGCTTTTCCTTCAAGTACCATTCAGGTAATAGGGGCAAGTAAAGCCCTCTTCAAGCACCTGCGTTCCAGGGCTCCATCCCCCAAGCATGGAATTATTTACAGCCATCCCCTTATCAATACATCTCCCTGGTGGGTAAGGGGAAAAGTCGCAAGAGCCCTTGCAGCAAAGCTCTCTCTTGCCGCAAGAATTGATTTTTATTCTGCAAAAAGGAACCCTTCACTTGAAAATGAACTAGAAGAAAAGATCCGGAAGATCAGGGCTGAAAACCCCAGACCTCCCCAGAAGCGGCAGGAAATCAGGGCAAAGCCAAAAAAGAAGAGGAGAAAATAA
- a CDS encoding beta-ribofuranosylaminobenzene 5'-phosphate synthase → MINVVSPSRLHLTLIDLNAEIGRVDGGVGITLESPSLEISASEADTVEVVGSSLLAGRMLKAAKAVIPEGKGIKIHIKRDLPDHVGLGSGTQAALSVAAAINEIYGLGKSVRELAVAVGRGGTSGIGVAAFEYGGFILDGGHRFRDKGAFSPSAASRMPPGPVLFRRAFPDWNIVLAIPNTKGVHDAEEVDIFKKACPIPLSEVQEISHVILMQMLPALIEEDIDSFGRAVNHFQTVGFKKREVELQPETVLNVMKYMQDNGASGSGVSSFGPVVYGIVESSVEAGRLQKEVQRMLDESLGGEVLLTKGRNRGADIFGGSD, encoded by the coding sequence ATGATTAATGTGGTGTCTCCGTCCAGACTCCATCTCACCCTTATTGATCTCAATGCGGAGATTGGCAGGGTAGACGGAGGGGTAGGAATCACTCTCGAGTCACCCAGCCTGGAAATTTCGGCATCTGAAGCGGATACGGTTGAAGTTGTGGGTTCTTCTCTTCTCGCAGGCAGGATGCTAAAAGCAGCAAAAGCTGTAATTCCGGAAGGAAAGGGGATCAAAATCCATATTAAAAGAGATCTCCCTGACCACGTGGGTCTCGGTTCCGGAACCCAGGCTGCGCTTTCGGTAGCTGCAGCCATAAATGAGATTTACGGGCTTGGTAAAAGTGTCAGGGAACTCGCAGTTGCAGTGGGCAGAGGAGGGACTTCCGGAATAGGGGTTGCTGCCTTTGAATATGGAGGTTTTATCCTGGACGGAGGTCACAGGTTCAGGGATAAAGGTGCATTTTCTCCTTCCGCAGCCAGCCGTATGCCTCCTGGGCCTGTACTTTTCAGAAGAGCGTTTCCTGACTGGAATATTGTCCTTGCAATCCCCAATACAAAAGGAGTTCATGATGCGGAAGAAGTGGATATTTTCAAAAAAGCCTGTCCGATCCCTCTCTCAGAAGTTCAGGAGATCTCTCACGTAATTCTTATGCAGATGCTGCCTGCGCTTATCGAAGAAGATATAGACAGTTTTGGCCGCGCGGTTAACCATTTTCAGACTGTGGGCTTCAAAAAGAGGGAAGTTGAACTTCAGCCCGAAACCGTGCTCAATGTCATGAAATACATGCAGGACAACGGAGCAAGCGGTTCGGGAGTCAGTTCTTTCGGGCCTGTTGTTTACGGAATTGTCGAAAGTTCCGTAGAGGCTGGAAGGCTCCAGAAAGAGGTCCAGCGTATGCTTGACGAATCATTAGGTGGAGAAGTTCTGCTTACAAAAGGAAGGAACCGGGGCGCGGACATCTTCGGGGGCTCTGATTGA
- a CDS encoding DUF2953 domain-containing protein, with protein MKEKNELEGTVTVKWLFFSHTFLIGEPGEKKYSPDESDMEDKGNEKVIETENRQDESVPEEIKIRDEGREAEYKIQVDESREPVKERPEEKTFAPEGEDRTRAEEKIRVEKKRGIFDRIKGKKSSARDVEVEEEDGMTIKEKLHWGLEAYKALRKPLFRLFSDMLNAIKIKYLKADLTFGLPDPADTGMLCGLIHAILGTIYSRCRRCSFSVCPVFMETLLDFHGSAEIRVKIYSLIFPFLKFIFNGKTLSFTYLIVKEKLRGSSKINS; from the coding sequence TTGAAAGAAAAGAACGAACTGGAAGGCACAGTAACCGTTAAATGGCTCTTTTTTTCCCACACTTTTTTAATTGGAGAACCCGGCGAGAAAAAATATTCTCCTGATGAGTCAGATATGGAGGATAAGGGAAATGAAAAAGTAATTGAAACCGAAAATCGGCAGGACGAATCAGTACCTGAAGAAATCAAAATCAGGGATGAAGGCCGGGAAGCAGAATATAAAATTCAGGTAGATGAAAGCAGAGAGCCCGTAAAAGAGAGACCTGAGGAGAAAACATTTGCTCCTGAAGGTGAAGATAGAACCCGGGCTGAAGAAAAAATCCGGGTTGAAAAGAAAAGAGGGATATTTGACCGTATAAAAGGGAAGAAAAGTTCTGCAAGGGATGTTGAGGTTGAAGAAGAGGACGGAATGACCATCAAGGAAAAGCTTCACTGGGGTCTGGAAGCTTACAAAGCTCTTAGAAAGCCTCTTTTCCGACTGTTTTCTGACATGCTCAATGCAATAAAAATTAAATACCTGAAAGCTGACCTCACTTTCGGGCTTCCGGACCCCGCGGATACAGGAATGCTTTGCGGGCTTATACATGCTATTCTGGGGACGATTTACAGCCGCTGTAGGCGCTGCAGTTTTTCTGTCTGTCCGGTTTTTATGGAGACACTGCTGGATTTTCACGGGAGCGCGGAGATCCGTGTAAAAATATATTCACTGATTTTCCCATTCCTTAAATTTATATTTAACGGGAAAACTTTATCTTTTACTTATTTGATTGTTAAGGAAAAACTTCGGGGCAGTTCGAAGATTAACTCCTAA
- a CDS encoding GerW family sporulation protein — protein MGVEDTIKQIASELEKIATTKTVVGDPITAAGKTIIPVSKLTMGFGGGGGEGGKKESDIGYGGGGGAGAKIEPIAFIMLSEDDAKIFRISEKGDVGAILGSIQEAVPELLDKIKGKTGKHKKEGSSEAVKTEVKEHTEIEVEKGGCFH, from the coding sequence ATGGGTGTAGAAGATACTATTAAACAAATTGCGAGCGAACTTGAAAAAATTGCAACTACAAAAACCGTAGTTGGGGACCCTATTACTGCTGCCGGGAAAACAATTATTCCTGTTTCCAAACTTACAATGGGCTTTGGAGGAGGAGGCGGGGAAGGCGGCAAGAAGGAATCCGACATTGGATACGGTGGTGGAGGCGGTGCAGGCGCTAAGATCGAGCCTATCGCTTTTATTATGCTCTCCGAGGATGATGCAAAGATCTTCAGGATCTCTGAGAAAGGAGATGTAGGTGCAATCCTTGGTTCCATTCAGGAGGCAGTGCCTGAGCTTCTGGACAAAATCAAAGGCAAAACCGGAAAACATAAAAAAGAAGGGAGCTCCGAAGCCGTTAAAACAGAGGTCAAAGAGCACACGGAGATTGAAGTCGAGAAAGGGGGCTGTTTCCACTAA